One Sulfolobales archaeon genomic window, CATTAGATTCATTGTCACTATCGCAGCATAGAAATCCTATGATCTTTATCGAGATATTTCTAGATATAAGCATTAAAGCTCCCACAGGATCATTAATAGCTACATCTATAGATCCGCTTACAAGAGCTGAATCTCTATCTCTCGCAGAACCAAACATGTATATCTCTATATCAAGACCTTCTCTCTTGAATAACCCCTCCTCATCAGCTACTAGAAACATAAAGGAATCAACGACAGGAATAAGTCCTATTCTCAGCTTCATACCTTGTCTAGCTTCCGTGGTCGTAGTTGTAGATGTTAAGACTGTTGCCACACTACTCTGCTGAATCCTCGATAAGTAGAAGCTGTAGGCTACTCCTACGAGCACAGCTACTAAAATAAGTACAGCAATAATATAGGTGATGTAGAATCTTCTGCTCAACATAATTCCCGTAGAAAACGTGTTGGTAAGGCTTATAAGCTTATAGATATTTGTTCTTCTGCCTATATTAGCCTTCTTATAGGATAATATTGGAGACATATGTTCAAAGATCTGAGAGAGTATCTCAAGCACCTCGAGAAAAGAGATCTAGTTAAATACATTGATGTCGAGTTAGATCCTGTTCTCGAGATACCTGAGATGGCTAGGAGATTCATATTATCTCGAGGACCTGTAGTTGTTTTCAACAAGGTGAAGGGATATCCAGGCTGGAGAATGATCTCTAATATATTCAGAGGTATTGACTCTTTGAAAGAGCTATTCGGCGTTGAAAAACTTGAGGATCTAGGTGAGAGATTTCTCGGTATTCTCGAGAGAATATCTCCGGAAGGAGGTTTTATAGAACGTTTAAAAGGATTTACAGATGTTATAAAGATCGGATCTGTACTTCCTAAAACTATTAAGAGAGGTGATTTCGAAGATAACAGTGTTAAGGGAGGTTTTGAGAAGGTTCCTATACCGAAGATATGGCCTAAAGATGGCGGGAGATATATAACTTACGGATTGGTTGTAACAAAAGATCCTGATAGAGAGATCTATAATATGGGGGTATATAGAGTTCAAGTTCTAGACGATGAGAAAGGTGCTATTCACTGGTTTATGCATAAAAGAGCTTCTATAGCTTATAGAAGATATGCTGAGAAAGGCTCGAGTAAGATGCCCGCTGCTATTATAGTGGGAGTGGATCCTGCTACAATGCTTGTAGGAGCTCTCCCAGTACCCTACCCAATTGATAAGTATATTTTCACATCAATTCTCAGAGGAGATTCTCTAGAATTAGTGGATCTAGATGGTCTAAGAATACCTGCTCATGCAGAGGTCGTGTTCAAAGGCTTTATATCTCTAAGTGAGTTTGCTGAGGAAGGTCCTTTCGGAGATTATAGAGGGTATTATGACGGGATCTCTAGAGTACCTCTATTCAGACTTGAGCAGACATTCTATAGAGATAATCCTCTCTACTACTTCACAATTGTTGGAAAACCCTATATGGAGGACACGTGGATTGGTAAAGCTGCTGAGAGGATATTCCTGCCTTTCATAAGATTCCTGTTCCCGGAGATTGTAGACATGAACCTACCTCCTGAAGGACTTTTCACAGGTGGTATAGCTTTCGTGTCTATAAGAAAGAGATTTCCCGGTCATGCTAGAAAGATCATGGCTGGTTTATGGGGTTTAGGACTTTTTTCTCTCGTGAAGATTATTATCGTAGTAGATGAGGATGTTAACGTTCATGATTTTGGTCAGATCCTCTATACAATATCAACAACAGTTGATCCTGCTAGAGATGTTATGATAATCGATAGAATGCCTACAGATGAGCTGGATTTCGTATCTAGAGAGAGAGGTTTCGGATCCAAGCTGGGTATAGATGCTACAAGAAAACTTCCAGAGGAGAATTATGGAAGAAGATGG contains:
- a CDS encoding UbiD family decarboxylase, with protein sequence MFKDLREYLKHLEKRDLVKYIDVELDPVLEIPEMARRFILSRGPVVVFNKVKGYPGWRMISNIFRGIDSLKELFGVEKLEDLGERFLGILERISPEGGFIERLKGFTDVIKIGSVLPKTIKRGDFEDNSVKGGFEKVPIPKIWPKDGGRYITYGLVVTKDPDREIYNMGVYRVQVLDDEKGAIHWFMHKRASIAYRRYAEKGSSKMPAAIIVGVDPATMLVGALPVPYPIDKYIFTSILRGDSLELVDLDGLRIPAHAEVVFKGFISLSEFAEEGPFGDYRGYYDGISRVPLFRLEQTFYRDNPLYYFTIVGKPYMEDTWIGKAAERIFLPFIRFLFPEIVDMNLPPEGLFTGGIAFVSIRKRFPGHARKIMAGLWGLGLFSLVKIIIVVDEDVNVHDFGQILYTISTTVDPARDVMIIDRMPTDELDFVSRERGFGSKLGIDATRKLPEENYGRRWPEKVEPDPEVSRRIDYLIRNLDLEKILSNTW